The region GGGATTTGAAAGTCTTCGGCTTCGTCGGGCTCATCCGGGGAATTTATCCGCGCATGTGCGAACGCGGCTCTGGCGCGATCGTCAACGTCATCGGCATGGCGGGCGAACGCCCCCGCGCGGGCTATATCGCGGGCTCCATGGCCAATGCGGCCCTGATGCAGCTCACCCGAGCACTGGGAGCGGAAAGCCTCGACCACGGCGTGCGCGTCGTCGGCATAAATCCCGGCCCGATCGAGACCGAGCGGCTGGTCAGCCAGGCCAAGATCAACGCCGACATGGAGTTCGGCGACGAATCCCGCTGGCGCGAGACCCACAAGAGCCTGCCCGGCGGACGCCCCGGACTGCCCGAAGAAATGGGCTGGCTCGCCGCCTATCTGGCCAGCGCACGCGCATCCTGGGTCTCCGGCACCGTCGTCATGGCCGATGGCGGCCAGCATTCGCGCTCGGCGCGGGGATAAGCATAAACCGTCATGCGCGGACTTGATCCGCGCATCTCATCTCGCGCGCGACCTGTGTCACCAGATGGCCGGATCAAGTCCGGCCATGACGAAGATGCATATGCGCGGTAACATCCGCGCATGAGCGACATGCACGTCCCCGTCATCGACATCGCGCCCTATCTTTCGGGCGACGCGGCGGCGCAAGCGCGCGTGGTCGATATCGTCCGCGCGGCGTGTGAAGGGATCGGCTTCTTCACCATCACCGGGCACGGGGTGGAGCCCGAAATCATCGATAATTTGCGGAACAATGCGCGCGGCTTCTTCGCCCGGCCCGCCGACGAGAAGCTGGGGGTCCACCACGCCAACCCGGCCCTGCCCCGCGGCTACCGGGCGATCGGCGACGAGGGCCTCGCCTATGGCGCGGGTGACGAGACGCCGCCGGACCTGAAGGAAGTGTTCCACATGGGCCCGCCGGATTTCCCGGATGAGGACTACTTCACTTGCGAGGCTGCCGCCGCCCACTTCATCGAGAATGTCTATCCCGAACAACCATCTGAATTCCGCACCGCGGCCAGCATCTATTACCGCCGCCTCGAACAACTCGGCCAGACGATCGAGGAAATCTTCGCCCGCGCGCTCGACCTGCCGCCGAACTTTTTCCGCAAATACACCGACCGGCAGATCGCGGCGCTGCGGATTATCCGCTACCCCCCGACACAGGCCACACCCTTGCCGGGGCAGCTGCGGGCCGGCGCCCACACCGACTATGGCACCTTCACATTGCTGCTCAGCGAGAACCGCCCCGGCGGGCTGGAGGTCCAGACCCGCACCGGCGACTGGATCAGCGTGCCCACGCCCGCCGACGCCTTCGTCGTCAATATCGGTGATCTCCTGATGCGCTGGACCAATGACCGGTTCGTCTCGAACCCCCACCGCGTCGCCATCCCGCCCGACGACGCGGGCGATGCGGCCGACCGGCTGTCGGTCGTGTTCTTCCACCATCCCAATTACGACGCCGAGATCGCCTGTATCCCGACCTGTACGGATGCGGACAATCCGCCGAAATACGACCCGGTCTTTTCCGGGCCCTACCGCGTGTCCATGTACACCGCGACCCGCCTCGAGAAAGACGACTGAATATGGCGACCTTCCTTCTGATACATGGCGCATGGCAGGGCGCCTGGGCATGGCAAATTCTGATACCCCATCTGGAAACCGCGGGTCACACGGCAATCGCGGTCGATCTGCCGGGGGACGGCCATGACGACACACCGCCGGAAACCGTCACGACGATGCTGTGCGCCGAGAAGGTCGCCGGGCTGATCGATCAGGCCGAGGGGCCTGTCATCGTCGTGGGGCATTCCATGGGCGGCACGGTGGCCTCGCAGGTCTGCGAGCTCCGGCCGGACCGGATTGCCGTGGCCGTCTATCTCTGCGCCTTCCTGCTGGGAGACGGGGATTCCTGCATCGATTTCTACGCGCGGGCCTGGAAGGACTGGATGACCGGGGCTCATGCGCGGGTGACCCATTCCGAAGACAGGCTGGTCTCGATGATCGACCCGGAAGCCGCCATAGATGTGTTCTTCAATACGACCGACCCGGCGGCGGCCCGCGCTGCGGCGGCGCAACTCACGCCGCAGCCGGAAGCCTCGCGGCGCTCGCGCCTGCAGCTCAGTGACGAAAAATACGGCACGGTACCGCGCGTCTATATCGAGACGCTGCGCGACCAGTCGGTGTTCCCGGAATTACAGAAGCAGATGTACACCGAGACACAAGTCGACAAGCTCTATTCCCTCGACACGGATCACGCGCCGCTGGTGGGCGCGCCGGAAAAGCTGGCCGCGATATTGCTGGAGGTGGCGGACGATCACACGTGATCCGCGACGTCACGCCGCACAATCAACCTTGGCACCCTGCCTGCCGCAACCCACATAATCATTGAGGAATCGCGTTCTGCCTGCCGCAACCCACATAATCATTGAGGAATCGCGTTTACCCTTGAAGATGACAAAGGAGCAACGTGAGATGACCATCCACCGTCAGATACCGGCCGCTGAATATGCGTCGCCGCACCGCGCACCACACGGCTTCAGCGATCGGTTCGCCTTCGCACTCGTAAAGTTTCTCCGCTTCTTCGCGGACTGGTTCTTCGCCAAACGCTATGGCCACCGCGCCATTGTGCTCGAGACCGTCGCCGCCGTTCCCGGCATGGTCGGCGGACTTCTCCAACATCTCAAGGCGTTGCGTCACATCCGCGACGATCAGGGCTGGATCCGCGAACTTCTGGACGAGGCAGACAATGAACGCATGCATCTGATGACGTTCATCCAGATCGCCCAGCCGACGTCATTCGAACGCTTCGTGGTCATGATGACCCAAGCGGTCTTCTACAATTTCTATTTCTTCCTCTACCTCTTCGCGCCGAAGACCGCCCATCGGGTGGTCGGCTATTTCGAGGAGGAGGCCGTCATCAGCTACACCCATTATCTGGGCGAGATCGATGCCGGGCGGCATCCCAATGTGCCCGCCCCGCAGATCGCCATCGACTATTGGAACCTGGACGCCAACGCGACCTTGCGCGACGTGGTGATTGTTGTGCGCGAAGACGAAGCCGGCCATCGCGACCGGAACCATGGCTTCGCCGATCAGCTCGAACGCGGCGAGCAGCCGACGGGCTCGGGCCCGTCCGTGGCGAGCAACTGAAGGTTCGTCGGGCGCGCTCACATTATTTTCATCGTCATGCCGGCACTTGATGCGGGCATCTCGTCTCGGTCATTGCAAGATGCGCGGATACCGCCCTTGCGCTTTGCGCGTTGGTGGAAATGCATCAAGCCGGCGCATGACGGACAAACATGAAGCGCACAATGCAAAAGCCCCGCACGTAGCGGGGCTTTCGGAACTAGTTCGTGAAACGGGTTCGCCTAGCGCGGTGAAATCACCATCACCATCTGGCGGCCTTCCATCTTCGGCATCTGTTCGACCTTGGCGATCTCATCGAGTTCCGTGCGAACCCGTTCGAGCACCTGGGCGCCCAGATCCTGATGCGCCATCTCGCGACCACGGAAGCGAAGGGTCACCTTCACCTTGTCACCGTCGTCGATGAACCGGCGGGCGTTGCGCATCTTCACGTCGTAATCATGGGTGTCGATGTTGGGGC is a window of Alphaproteobacteria bacterium DNA encoding:
- a CDS encoding short-chain dehydrogenase/reductase, giving the protein MDLELNGKTAIVTGASKGIGKAVAEVLAEEGCSLHLVSRTEADLNTLRDDLNDRFGAQVTVHALDLSKPEAVKTLAAAAGDADILVNNAGAIPAGDLTRLDDDTIKSAWDLKVFGFVGLIRGIYPRMCERGSGAIVNVIGMAGERPRAGYIAGSMANAALMQLTRALGAESLDHGVRVVGINPGPIETERLVSQAKINADMEFGDESRWRETHKSLPGGRPGLPEEMGWLAAYLASARASWVSGTVVMADGGQHSRSARG
- a CDS encoding 2-oxoglutarate and iron-dependent oxygenase domain-containing protein — translated: MSDMHVPVIDIAPYLSGDAAAQARVVDIVRAACEGIGFFTITGHGVEPEIIDNLRNNARGFFARPADEKLGVHHANPALPRGYRAIGDEGLAYGAGDETPPDLKEVFHMGPPDFPDEDYFTCEAAAAHFIENVYPEQPSEFRTAASIYYRRLEQLGQTIEEIFARALDLPPNFFRKYTDRQIAALRIIRYPPTQATPLPGQLRAGAHTDYGTFTLLLSENRPGGLEVQTRTGDWISVPTPADAFVVNIGDLLMRWTNDRFVSNPHRVAIPPDDAGDAADRLSVVFFHHPNYDAEIACIPTCTDADNPPKYDPVFSGPYRVSMYTATRLEKDD
- a CDS encoding alpha/beta fold hydrolase; translation: MATFLLIHGAWQGAWAWQILIPHLETAGHTAIAVDLPGDGHDDTPPETVTTMLCAEKVAGLIDQAEGPVIVVGHSMGGTVASQVCELRPDRIAVAVYLCAFLLGDGDSCIDFYARAWKDWMTGAHARVTHSEDRLVSMIDPEAAIDVFFNTTDPAAARAAAAQLTPQPEASRRSRLQLSDEKYGTVPRVYIETLRDQSVFPELQKQMYTETQVDKLYSLDTDHAPLVGAPEKLAAILLEVADDHT
- a CDS encoding alternative oxidase, coding for MTIHRQIPAAEYASPHRAPHGFSDRFAFALVKFLRFFADWFFAKRYGHRAIVLETVAAVPGMVGGLLQHLKALRHIRDDQGWIRELLDEADNERMHLMTFIQIAQPTSFERFVVMMTQAVFYNFYFFLYLFAPKTAHRVVGYFEEEAVISYTHYLGEIDAGRHPNVPAPQIAIDYWNLDANATLRDVVIVVREDEAGHRDRNHGFADQLERGEQPTGSGPSVASN